The nucleotide sequence ATATAGTTCATTCCGTCGGGAGGACCCATCCAGATTGCCCCGACATAATCCGGAGTGTAGCCCACAAACCATAGATCGGTGTTCTGCCCTTTAATGGGCGCGTATTCCTGGGTCCCCGTTTTCCCAGCCACGGCGTAGCCCGGAATTCGGGCGGCCGTCCCCAGACCGTGATCCACCACGCTCTTGAGCAAATCGGTCATCGTCGCGGCGGTGCGGGGCTGCATGACCTGGGTGGGCGCGTAATCGGGCTGCACCAGCACCCGGCCATTGCCGTCCACGATCTTCGTGATGGCATGGGCCTTGATGAATTGGCCCCCGTTGTCAAAGGCGGCATAGGCCTGGGCCATGATCAATGGCGAAGCCCCCTTGGACGTGGCCCCCAGAGCTACTGCCAAATGGTTATAATCGTCTGGAGTGACGGGTAGCCCGAGCTTCTTCGCGAAATCGAGGCCCGTTTTGATGCCAATTTGATCGAGCAGCCACACCGCCGGAGCATTCTCGGACTGCTCTAGGGCAGCGCGCAGGGTCATCGTGCCGCGGTACCGACCGTCCCAGTTGTGGGGCGTATAAGCCCCGGCACCCGATCCATACGTGATCAGCTGGTCTTTCAACAACGAGTTGGGGCCGTACCGCCCGGTTTCAATGGCCGGCCCGTAATCCACCAAGGGTTTAATCGTCGACCCTGGGCTCTGCCCGTTGCCTCCCGTCACCGTGAAGTTGTTCATGGTGGCGTAGTTGAACCCCCGGAAGGTCTTATACTGCATGCCTCCGATAATCCCGGCAATGCCTCCGGTTTTCGGGTCGAGAACGACGGCAGCACTCCGGGGGAGCTGACCACTTGGCAATTGGAACAAGGACGTTTTCTCGTAAGTCTGCTGCATCGCCTCTTGAACCTGCGGGTCCAGGGTGGTATAAATCCTGTACCCGCCCCTCATGATCTCGTCCGCACTAATGCCGAGATTCTCCGCTTCTTCCAGGACATAATCGAGGAACCACGGATACTTGTTGCTGTCATCCACCGGAAGCCCCGTTTTCGGCGGGGACGTAGGGACCGGTTGCTGTTTGGCGGCGTCCATCTGCTCTTGCGTAATATAGCCATTTTTGTACATGTTCTCCAGGACGATATCCCGACGTTCCTTGGCCGCCTGAGGATGCACAAAGGGATTGTAATAAGATGGCGCCTGGGGAAGACCGGCGATCAACGCACATTTTGCCAAGTCGCCGATAGGATCTTTTTGACCGTTTAAGTCTTTAACCGATACGCCAAAATACTGCCGAGCCGCCATCTCCACCCCGTAGGCCTGGCCGCCGAAATAAATTTTGTTGAGATACATTTCCAGGATTTCGTCTTTGGTGTAATGGCGCTCCAACTGAGCGGCGAGAATGATCTCTTCGATCTTGCGTGAAAACGTCTTCTGGTCGTTGAGGAAAACCCACCTGGCCAACTGTTGGGTGATGGTGCTCCCCCCTTCCACCTTGCCCCCCGACGCGATATCCCGGACCAATGCCCGGGCCATGCCCCGCAGGTCGATACCCGGGTGTTCGTAGAAGCGACTGTCTTCGGTGGCAATCACCGCATTCCTCAAATTGATCGGAATGTCTTGCAACGGAACTGGAATGGATTTACTCGGCCTGAGGGTGATGGCCGGTTGCCCATATTTGTCATAAATAATCGTTTCTTGGGCGGGATCCAGTTTGCTGGCATCAAAGGCCGGCACCGTAAGCGTACACCCGACCGCGGCGAACACAAAGCCCGCCAGAATCACAAACAAAAGGATGTACGCCTTGAATCGTTTTCCCATTCACCCACCACCTCTCCTGCATTCTACTTGACCGCCGGCCAATTGACGAGCCGCTCCCGTTCCCGTAACTAGAATTGAGGGCAAGAAGGTCGCCCGCTGAACTCGCCCAGCGCCAAAGGTCGGCCCTTAAGCCCTCATATGGTTGAATAAGGTTAGAATTCGTTCCTTAGCTCTGTCGCCCATCGGAATAATCCCCTTCACAGCCGGGACAACCCGCCGCCGGCACAATAAAAAACCTCGAGGATATACTCCTCGAGGCCGTATCCGCGTTGAAATCGATCCTGCTTCACTAGGAGATTTCCGCGTTACACTTTGACGACGTTCGCGGCTTGTGGACCACGAGCGCCTTCCACAATGTCAAACTCCACTAACTGTCCTTCTTCGAGGCTTTTAAAGCCATCCTGCTGGATCGCGGAAAAGTGGACGAACACGTCGCCTCCGTCCTCCCGTTCGATGAACCCGTAGCCCTTCTCCGCGTTAAACCATTTAACCCTTCCTTGCATCGGAAACCTCCTAGAAATCCATTTGGCCATTCAGCCGTTTTTATCATACTGCTTTCTGAACCCAGAGTCAAACGAAAACGTTTGTCCTGCGAAAAAATTCTCAGGGGCCCTCCTCGGGCCCCTTTTGTTCCCACTCATTCTGTGGCGATGTCTTGGTCGGTCTGCTGACGGCTTGGCTTGATCATGACAAAGTGGTTTTCACTGTGGTCAAGCAGCCGGCGCACCGTATCCGCCTCTTCATATTGCTTCGTCCGCACGAGCTCCCGGAGGTACAGATGCAGCAGTTCTTCGACATCCCGCTTCCCCGCCGGATCTAAGGGCTGCATCGACACCTTGGCGCCTTTGGCAATCCGCCGTTTCAACGCTTCTTCGGTCAGTCCCATCTCCGGCTGTACCCGCAAGTACACGACGCCCCCGGTCATGCCCGAGCAAATCCACGGCCCTGGGTCGCCGAGAACCAGCGCCCGGCCATTCGTCATATACTCAAAGGCAAACCCTTTCAGGTTCGCCCGGGCGCCAATGAGACCCAGGGAATCGTTCACAGGGTCCCGGAGCATGCCTCCGATGATCACGTCAGCCCCTGAAAGGCGAATCCCGGCCCGGGAATCGGCATCTCCCTGGACGATGAACAAGCCCTTTTGAGCCCCGTAGGCCAACCCCTTACCCACAGACCCGTCGAGGCGCTCGCCTCGGCGGTTCAGCCCTTTCATCACGACAATCTTACCGCCCACAGCGGTTTTTCCCACCCCGTCCTGGGCGCCGCCTTCCACTCGAATGTGGACACCCGGGGCATTATATGCACCGAGGCCGTTTCCAGCGATCGATCCGCCGTTGAAATCGAGATTCGCTTTTTTGAAGCGCTTCATCTCACCCCGGAATCGGCCCCGGGTTACCGAACCCGCCAAGAAACTGCCCAACACCCGATCGTGGGCCGTAACCTGATCCACCTGCTGGACCACCGTCTCGCTCCCCGCCGCCACCTCCAATGTCGCCTGGGCTGCAATCCGCTCGGTCAATGAATCGACGCCAACGCTGCTCAGGCGAATTTTGGGAGCGCTGGACAGGGCCACCTTCCGGGTGCTCACAACGGTGGGCACCAAGAGCTCTGTCACATCCACCCGATCCAACTCCCGAATCTGCTCTAGAAGGTCCGTTCTTCCAACCAGATCCTGGGTCCGCCGCGCCCCCAGCCGGGCCGTCCATTCCTGAACCTCTCGTCCCATGGCGCGGAACAGGGTCACCAAGTTCGCCACCGCGGTGTCGAACTCCCGGGGCACGAACATCTTCAGCCCCTTTTCCTTCGCCTCTTCTGTCGATTCGATCTGGGTGGCGATCCCGACGTGGCAGGTGTCTTTGTGGCAGGCCCGGCAACTCGTGCACCCCACCGCCACCATGGCCAGGGTTGCAAAACCGCAGCGATTCGCTCCGAGCAGGATCATTTTCACCACATCGAGACCGCTTTTCAGACCACCGTCCGCCCAGATCTCCACCTGATCCCGCAACCCCGCCTCAGTCAGCGCCACATGGGCGTGGCGGACGCCGATCTCCACCGGCAAACCCACATGCTTAAGGGCGTGGGCCCTGGCGGCACCCGTCCCGCCGTCATATCCGCTCAGGGTGATAATGTCGGCGCCCGCTTTGGCGATGCCCACAGCAATGGTGCCGATGTTGGGCACCACGGGCACCTTGACCGACACCCGGGCGTTCGGATTGGCCGTTTTCAACTCATCGATCATCTGGGCCAAATCCTCGATCGAATAAATGTCGTGGTTATTCGAAGGAGAGATCAAATCGATTCCCGGTTGCGCATTTCGCGCCGCCGCCACCTTCGCCGAGACCTTGGAGCCGGGCAGGTGACCGCCTTCCCCCGGCTTAGCCCCCTGACCGATCTTGATTTCAAGGATGTTGGCCGCATTGCACAACTCGATGTTCACTCCGAAGCGCCCTGACGCCACTTGCAGCCCCCGGTGTTTCGGGTACTTGCCAATCATGTCTTTGATCTCGCCGCCCTCACCGTTCATAGCGACCATATCGAGCTGTTTCGCCGCTTCAGCATAAGCCCGGTACGCTGTCTCATTCTGAGACCCGAAGGACATGGAAGAGATGAGAAAGGGCAGGCTGTGTTCCCCTACCGACAGGTCTACCTCGTCCGGGTCAACACCGCTCGCTTCGGATTCTTTCAAATCCATGACGTGCCGCAGGGAAATGGGGTGGCTACGCTCCATCTCCTCCAGCTTTTCCACGTATTCCCGGTACGGTCTCACCCCTTGGGCCGCATCCCCTGCTGCTTTCCAAATCCGGGGATAATAATTGTACTGGCGAACCGGCCGCGGGGCTCCCTCCCCGTTTGCAATCTCGTACCGTCGACGAGCCTCGGCTTCGAATTCCCGCCATCCGAATCCCGCCGTTTCAGAACCGCAAAATCCAGGCGTCTCTAAAACGGGGTGCAGTTCCGGTTTCAGCCCAATGGAAGAAAATAGCCGGTCATAGCCCCGCAGCTCGTGAATGCCGAGGGTGGAAATGACTTTCTCCAAGCCCTTCTGAAGCGCCGCGTACAGATTGCCAACGGACACCGCAGGATCTCCACCTGCGAGTTCCCACATGAGATACGGGTTCAGAGCATCCGCCCCAAGCCCGATGGCGGTTACGAGATCATGAAGGTTTCTCAGGGCACCCGAGCGCAAGACGACGCTGACCCGCCGCCGGAGATTGTCCGCCCCAGCCTTTGGTGCCCGGTTTTTCAAAGCGGTGTGAACCGCCGATACCGCTAGATGCGGGTCGATCCACTGCCGGCCGTCCCTGAAGGCCCGGTCGTCATCGATCACCAAGAGGCAACCGCCCGCCTCGACGGCATCGGCCGCTTCCCGGCCCAAGTGAGCCACCGCTTCCTTCAGCGTTTCGTCTTCCGCAAAGGTGGCGTCCAACACATAAACCGCTTCGGGTGAAACGTCGAATTCCCGCAACAGGTCTTCGAAGAGGTAAGTCCCCAGTTGGTGCGCCAGCCCCCGGTACTCTTCAGCCGGTAACACCGATCGGGTTCGATGACCTCCGAGAAGAAGCGGCGTCTGGAGTTCCACCCGGCGCCCTGCCCTGGCCACGCCGCCAGCCAACGACGGCCTGGGGCCCAATACCGTCCGGGTGGAGAAGTGTTCGATCTCCCGTTCTCGGTCGATGGCGGGATTCGTCACCACCGCCACCGTTTCTTTGTAGAAATCAGCCAGGTTTTGGCGTTCCCGGGACAAAGCGGCGAGTGGCCCGTCATAGCCCAGGGAGCGGATTGGTTCCGCCCCGGTGTGAGCCTCGAACTCAAGCAACTTGAGATCGTCCGCATCCCAACCGAAAGCAGCCACCAACCGATCCCGGAGCTCCGGCCGATCGGGAACATTTCGCAGACCCTCAGACACCCCGGTATCCAGGGCCACCCCCGGCATGCCGAACTGGAGCGATCCCCGGAAGTGATCGAAAGCGAATCGCTTTTTCGCCCGTTCCAAAACCACCCTTTGATATTCGTGGTAGGGATGGATCTTCAGACCCTTGCCCCGAAGAAGCTGCACGCCGATCTTCTCACCGGGTGCCAGGGGTTTGGGATCGGCGACCATATCCGCCAACTCCACAATTCCCTGTTCAGAGGAGAAAAACAAGGCGCTTTCCGTTTGCAACATCCACAAAGGGCGAAGCCCCAAGGCATCTACGCTGAAGACGCATTCGTCTCCGTAACGAGAAACGATCCCGGCCGGCCCTTGGGCAAAGGGTCCCCAAGCCGAACGGAAAAACATGTATAAATCCTGCAAATCGGGTGAAAAATTCTTAATTTCATTGATGATCGGCGGGAACACCAATTCCATCGCTTCATACAGTGTCAAACCGAACCGATGGATCAACCCTTCCAGGGTTCGGTTCAAATCCTGGGAGTCACTCCCCTCCCGAACCAAGGGAATCCCCAACATCTCAGCCTCTTCTCGAAGCTTCGCGATGGTGTTGATTTCCCCGTTGTGACCCAGCAATGAAAACGGCTGAACCCGTTCGAACACCGTGGATGTATTGGTAGAATACCGGTTATGTCCAATGCTCACAGCGGATCGCAGATCCCGGCTCGCCAAATCCGGATAATAATCCGGCAGGGAACCGGCTGACCCGCGGACTTTGTACACCACCGTCTCGGTGCTCAGGGACACCACGTGCACCGGAGTCTGGGCTTCAATGGCCAGTTGCAGCTCAAACAAAACCCGTCCAGCCTCTTTGGCATCCTCCAACAGACCGGCCACCTGCCAAAAGACCGGTTCATCCGCCCGGCCCCGGGGCCCCAAGGCCCTGGAATTCACATTCCCTTCTTCCTCGATGAGAATCTCCAAGCGGTGCTCCCCGAACAATCCCCGAACCTTGGCCTTCCAAGTCTCCCGCGACTCCCCCGACTCCCGGGGGAGGAAAAAATGCCCCACAGCAAACCTGGGATCCTCAGCGAGCGAGCCGGGATGGCCATGATGGGCGAGTTTCTTCGACCATAACTTTCGAGGAAGATCCATCAGAATCCCGCACCCGTCTCCCTCCCCGTCAACGAACCCCGCCCGATGCTGCATCTGAATCAGAGCCTTAATGACGCTCTGAACATTCTCGTTGGAGGGAACACCGTTTCTTTGCACGGCGGCGACGATTCCGCACGCATCGTGTTCCGAGCCCTCCCACATACCCAGCTCGTTCTGCATTCGGTCCACCCCCTGCAAAATCCGCTCCACCGACCGCCCCGGGCCCTTTGATGTCCTCTACGGAACGACCCGGCGAGCATCCCTCATGAAACCAGGGAACCTGTCCGCCGGGTCTTTTATCCCTTCGGTGTGGCCCTAAGGCCTGCACCGCTCGGTCCTGTCCACTTACTCTGGCCGGATCCCTAGGTGCACTTCCGCTGTCGCATTATACTATACTACATTGACTCGTGAAACACAACACATAGTTCACCATATGGCATAGTGCGAAAAAAAGCCATAAACCCGACATCTTGGAAAGGGGATCGCCTTTCATGGGGGCACCGCATTCTTCGAACCGCGTACCACCGAGGGACCGGAGGAGATACAGGATTGAATTGGAACCCATTGTGTACAGTCCAATCTGTTATAGCCCACGCTGAGGCATGCGGCGGAACAGCGCGCAAAAGCCGCTGCCCGCCTATTCGGGTAAGCCGAGGCGCATCTCTCTCAGGGCTTTGCGCACCACATCCACCGCGATAGCAAAGCCGATTCCCTGGGAACTCTGGCTCACCGCCGTGTTGATCCCGACCACATTCCCCCGCAGATTGATCAGAGGTCCTCCGCTGTTGCCCCGGTTGATCGCCGCATCCGTTTGAATCAGATGGGGATATTTGCGATCTCCGATCGCCATCGGCCGTTCCTTGGCACTAATCACTCCCACGGTGACGGTGTGGTCCAAACCGAGGGGATTGCCGATGGCCACCACCCATTCACCAACTCGCAGATCCCTCTTTTTGGCCAGATGTAGAATTGGAAGTCCAGGAGGTTTAGGCACTCGGAGGACCGCCAGATCCAATTCATAGTGAGCTCCGACCACCTTGGCCTCCACCACCCGGGTGCGCCCCAAAAGCCGCACTAAGATTCGAGAGGCACCGTGGATAACGTGTTCGTTCGTGAGAATCAGCCCCCGCCGGTCGAAAAAAAAGCCGGAACCGATATTGAGCTGATGCAGTTCCCGCTCTTCTCCTCCGTCATCGAACTGGGGCAAAGGCCATCCCGGAATCCGAGATGCCGCAGACCGAGGAATGTCTTGCACCACCTCGATATTGACCACCGCCCCCTTGTATCGCTCGACAACATCCGCGATGCGATACACCGATCGGCCGGGCGCTTTGGGCCTTGTCTTCATACCCGTCCCCCCTCGCATCCCATGGGGATGGCGTCTTATAGAATATGACGGGGGAAGAAGCCGGGTGAACCCAAAGGAAAAAGGCCGGGAACGACGTGCGCCCGGCGCTTAAAAAACTGGGAGGTCTCACGATTGGCTGGACGAGGTGTCACTTGCCCCACTCTTTAGAGCCATGGCCGCAGCTGTTCCCGGGATTGGATCCCGGCGGAAGAATGGCTGCATGCCCCGCTCTAACTTCAGGTATAGATCTCGGGCGTTGCGTCCGTGAACAATCGCGTTGTTTCGCAGGACAAAGGGCACGTCGGTACACAGCCCGCAGACGTCGAGGCAGTCCGAGACTTCGATTTTGAGGTCGGGGTACTTCTCCTGCAAGGCCCGCAGAACATCTCCGGATTTCTCAAGATTTTTTTTACAGAATTTCAAGGATAACGAATTCATGCCACTCAATGCGCATCCCCCTTTCCCCCGGCCCACTCACCGGGACCTTCCGTGAATCCTCCCCCCACTGAAGTAGTAGGCATCCATCCATAGGCACGGGAGAAGCTTCGGCATCCGGCAGCGGGGCTGCCACCGAGGCTTTCCTGACCCCTTAGGCTGGACGGGTTCCTGGATTCCCGGACACCTGCCGGGAACGTCGTCCCGCAGGCGACCCCTCCCTTTCGGGAGTAGCAGGCTTTCGCAACATGGTTAGGCGGTTTTCTGGCGCAACCGCTTTTCCTCCCGGATGAACCAGGCCATGCCGATGTTGATGGCGGCATTCACGTGGCTGTTGTGAACGGGGCCGCAGTTCCTGCACGCCAAGATGTTGCCGGCCCTTAAAGTATCCAGCGAGCCGCACAGCGAACACCGGGTGCTGGTGTCCTTCGGAGAAACGAGGGCAACCAGTACACCCCGCGCTTTCGCTTTGTACGCGGTGTATTTCATCACCCTTCGGTGCAACCAATAACCGACCCTCTGCCGCATCCTGGCCGAACCGTGCTTGTTCCTGTCCGGCCTGAAGTGCTTCAAGTTCTCGAACACAATGACCCGTGCGCCCCACTCCACAGCAAGGTCAACCAGGCGTTTGCTCAGGTGGTGGGCGTAATTGTCGTTTGCCGCGTGAACCTTGCGCCAGAGCTTTTTGCAGGGCCGGTGACCCTTCGAGACAATTCCCAGGCCGCTCACGTTCCGGGCAATGAGCCCCAGCAGGTGGTGGACATCCGTCGTGTTACACGCCGTCAGGCCGATGTGCCTGACTTTGTGAACCGTACCGTCCTTCCCCACCAAGGCGCACACCGCCCGGTTCTTGCGGCCCAGGTTCAGGTCCACGGCCAGCACCTTCGGGTTCTTGGACCGGTAGTAGTCGGTGAACTTCATTACGTTGGACTTTTTCTCGAAAGCGGTCACCAGGTGGAAGATACCCTCTCTTTCATAAACGGTGGGCACCGTCATCTCCCACGAATCATCCAGATGGAGCTTCCTTGAATGACGGGTGGGTTCCACTTCCACGGTGATGAACCGCCAGTCGCTCCCGGTTTTCCTGTTCATGCGCGACTCTGTCCGGACCGTCAGTTTTTCCAGCTCCCTCGTTCCGGAATTCCTGTCCCACCCGGGCAGCTTGTCGAGGTTGTCGTGAATCACGTCCAGGTAAAAGCCCAAAACTGCCCGATAGATTTCTTCCGTCCGCCGGATCATCTCCGGAGTGCCGGTGATAAATCTCCCAATACGCTGTTTGGTCGAAATGATATTTTTGAGCACGGGCATTTTCTTCACCTTCTACGGTTTTATTGTACCATAGAAGGAGTTACAAACAAACGTTTTCAAAGCATTTGGCCGCCTTGACTCCCCATTAAAATGGGGGGATGCGGCGGCTAGTTTCTCAACCCACTGCGGTGTCCATCGCCGCCAGAGCCTGTTCCGCCCGTTCCTCCACAATGAGAGCCAGCCGGGGATCATAGCCCAGATGCCCTCCGAGGCCAATCTGGATCCCCGGATGTCGGCGTCCAGCTTCCTCAATGATCCGGGGGAGATCGCGAAGGACGTGCTTCCCCAGGTGGAGAAAATACGGTACAATCACCACTCGGCCGGCCCCCTGGTTGATGCAGCGTTCTATCCCTTCCGGAATGGAAGGCGGGGTGATCTCCAAGAAAGCCGCTTCCACGATGTCCCATCGACCCGATCGCTTCAAATCGTCCATCACCCGGTACATATCTTCAGCGGCCGTCTGAAGCTGACTGCCGTGTCCAATTAATAGCACCGCGGTTCCCGCCACATTCGTCGCCCCCTTTCTCCACGAAACGCAGCCTTATCGGGGGTCAAACCCCGCCGCCCCGAAGGGCTTCGGGGAGGCCTGTACCCCTTCGAACACAAAGAGCCAACCGCGCTCCGCCCGGTAAATTCGCATTTTTACATGCTCATCCAGCATCAGCAGATGAAAAAGATTCATATCCGATTTTATATAAGGGCTGAGATGTTCATCGTGGAAACGCATGGCCAACACCCGGCCGCGTTCACGCTCGGGAACTTCCACGCCTGCCCACCCCTCGATCTCGCCCTCGCGAATGGGCGGCAGCAACCGAGAAACCCGGGACTTTAACGTCTCGTACAGATCCTTTGCGGCCCGGGCCTTGCGACTTCCCTGGGTGATCATCACGTACATAACCGCGTACACTCCTTCATCGCCTGAAAAAAGCGTTGGCCCAAGGCCGAGAAGTCGGACTCGCCGGTTGTCATGCGTTTGCCAGCCGATTCACCGTTTCGGCCAACAAGCGGACGCCGAACCCCGTCGCCCCGGCGGGCAGGTAACCCTTCGTTTTGGACGTATCCATGGGGCCGGCCATGTCGATATGCGCCCAAGCGACCCCTGTCGGGACAAAACGTTTTAAAAACAAGGCGGCCGTGATCGCACCCGCGTATGGCCCCTCGCTGATATTTTTGAGATCGGCATAATCGCTGTCCAGCATGGACTCATACTCTTCCACCAGGGGCATGGGCCAAACCCGATCCCCCACCCGTTCCCCGACCTCCTGCAGCAGACTTCGAAGCCCGTCATCACCGAACACACCGGCGATCTTGGGCCCCAGGGCTGCAGCACACGCACCGGTTAGGGTGGCGATATCGATGACCGTGCGCGCCCCGCGCTTTCCCGCCAGAATCAGCCCATCCGCGAGAATCAGACGTCCTTCTGCATCAGTGTTGGCGACCTGAACGGTGGTCCCGTTCGCGTAACGAATAATGTCCCCGGGCAACATCGAATGCGCCCCGGGAACGTTCTCTGCAGCCGGTACCAATCCCACCACATGCACCGGCAGACGCAGCTTGGCGATCACGTCCAAGGCCCCAATGACCGCGGCTGCACCCGCCATGTCCATCCGCATGTCGCTGATGTCCCGCTGGGTCTTCAAACTGATGCCACCGGAGTCAAAGGTCATGCCTTTGCCGACCAGGGCAATCAGCGGTTTGGACGAATCCCCGGTATAGCGCATTTCGATGAGGCGGGGACCATAGCGGCTACCCTTCCCCACGGCCGCCAGACCTTGAAGGTCCATCCGCTCCAATTCCACGCCCCCGTACACCGAGACTTCCAATGGACTACCTGAAAAGTGCTCTTGTACTCGGGAGGCGAGCAGATCGGGCCTCAGCTGATTGGCCGGCTCATTGGCCAAATCCCGCGCCAGGCACGTCCCCGCTGCATCCGCTTCACCCCGGCGAATCCCTGCAAGAAGTGATTCGGACTCGCGAGTTCCCCGAAGCACGTCTACTCTCCGCAACCTTTGCGCCTGCGGGTTCGACCGATAGCGATCAAACCGGTAGGTGCCGAGGACAAGGCCTTCAACCACAGCCCGGCCCAACGCATCGGCGGGAAGCGGAACCTCTGGGAGGTGTACCGCTACCTCCTCCCATCCTTCTTTCACCGCCATCCGGCCGGCTTCCCCCATGGCCTGCCGAATATGTTCCGGCTGAACTTCCGCTTCAGGACCGATACCCGCCGTCAACCATAGCCGGCCCCCGTCCCCATCGCGAAAAAAGGTCGTCACTGTGCCTTTTTTGGCATGTCGTTCGCTCACGGGCAGACCCAGAGGTGAACCCGCCGCGAACTCCGGGGTCAGGAGTACAATATGGCAACCCAAAGGGGAATCGGTCTCTACTCTCCACTCCACCGGGCACTCCTCCATTCCTTCCCTGGCGTGCGGGTCGTGCCGCCTTCAGCCTCCATTATACCGAACTGCAGCAGGGCCGACCAAATGGCTTTGAGAAGGATAAGCCAATCACCGGGATTTGACATCTTTGTGAACCCGCATTGCATACTTTTCTGATCCGGTGGTAAGATGACGGAGGAAGAGAGTCGGACAGAGGAGGATCCGCCATGTTTCGCTACTATTTTGGCATTGCCATTATGTGTGCGGTCTTCGCGATTTTTACGCTGTTTCTCGGAGAGCGGGCCCCGGAGGCTTTAGCCACCATCTTTATCGGTTTCGCCGGAGCTTTCGCCGCCATTGCCTTCATCACCTCCGGCCCGGAATCCCGCTGGTAACCCTCGCCCCGGTGTGCCGCCGGGGCCTAGGGTCTGCCCACCAGAATGGGCACCAGCACCTCCGCCCGGCGGTTGATGCGGACAAGTGGAATCCCTTTTCGATGCGCGGCCAAGGGGATCTGATTGATGGGGGAGACGTCGAGGCGGGTGCCGATGGCCACCAGCAGGTCCGCATCCCCCACCCAGTCCATCACCGTCGTGAAATGTCGCACCGGTTCCCCGACAAACACCATGTTCGGAGCGAGCAGGCCGTTGCAGCCCGGACAGCGCGGCACATCCTCCCGAAACGCCAGCCGCGCCTCCAAGAGAAGCCCACACTGCCGGCAGGCCAGTTCAAACAATCTTCCGTGAACTTCCACACAACCGCTCGACCCCGCTTTTCGGTGAAGACCGTCAACATTCAAGGTGACCACCCGTCCCCCCCACGCCGCCAGAGCCCGATGAGCCGGGTTCGGTTCAGCCCGCCCCCAATTCCATAACCAATCTCGGTAACAATCGAAAAATTCCTTCGGCCTTCCTTCAAATCTGCGCCGGGTAAACAAGGTGCGCAGGGGG is from Kyrpidia tusciae DSM 2912 and encodes:
- a CDS encoding DUF1450 domain-containing protein, which gives rise to MNSLSLKFCKKNLEKSGDVLRALQEKYPDLKIEVSDCLDVCGLCTDVPFVLRNNAIVHGRNARDLYLKLERGMQPFFRRDPIPGTAAAMALKSGASDTSSSQS
- a CDS encoding sirohydrochlorin chelatase codes for the protein MAGTAVLLIGHGSQLQTAAEDMYRVMDDLKRSGRWDIVEAAFLEITPPSIPEGIERCINQGAGRVVIVPYFLHLGKHVLRDLPRIIEEAGRRHPGIQIGLGGHLGYDPRLALIVEERAEQALAAMDTAVG
- a CDS encoding SIR2 family NAD-dependent protein deacylase: MAVDEQVATEDRQDLESWGRLWQSARRPLVLSGAGISVASGLPTVGQRWNGIPLRTLFTRRRFEGRPKEFFDCYRDWLWNWGRAEPNPAHRALAAWGGRVVTLNVDGLHRKAGSSGCVEVHGRLFELACRQCGLLLEARLAFREDVPRCPGCNGLLAPNMVFVGEPVRHFTTVMDWVGDADLLVAIGTRLDVSPINQIPLAAHRKGIPLVRINRRAEVLVPILVGRP
- a CDS encoding zinc ribbon domain-containing protein, with translation MPVLKNIISTKQRIGRFITGTPEMIRRTEEIYRAVLGFYLDVIHDNLDKLPGWDRNSGTRELEKLTVRTESRMNRKTGSDWRFITVEVEPTRHSRKLHLDDSWEMTVPTVYEREGIFHLVTAFEKKSNVMKFTDYYRSKNPKVLAVDLNLGRKNRAVCALVGKDGTVHKVRHIGLTACNTTDVHHLLGLIARNVSGLGIVSKGHRPCKKLWRKVHAANDNYAHHLSKRLVDLAVEWGARVIVFENLKHFRPDRNKHGSARMRQRVGYWLHRRVMKYTAYKAKARGVLVALVSPKDTSTRCSLCGSLDTLRAGNILACRNCGPVHNSHVNAAINIGMAWFIREEKRLRQKTA
- a CDS encoding leucyl aminopeptidase; translation: MEWRVETDSPLGCHIVLLTPEFAAGSPLGLPVSERHAKKGTVTTFFRDGDGGRLWLTAGIGPEAEVQPEHIRQAMGEAGRMAVKEGWEEVAVHLPEVPLPADALGRAVVEGLVLGTYRFDRYRSNPQAQRLRRVDVLRGTRESESLLAGIRRGEADAAGTCLARDLANEPANQLRPDLLASRVQEHFSGSPLEVSVYGGVELERMDLQGLAAVGKGSRYGPRLIEMRYTGDSSKPLIALVGKGMTFDSGGISLKTQRDISDMRMDMAGAAAVIGALDVIAKLRLPVHVVGLVPAAENVPGAHSMLPGDIIRYANGTTVQVANTDAEGRLILADGLILAGKRGARTVIDIATLTGACAAALGPKIAGVFGDDGLRSLLQEVGERVGDRVWPMPLVEEYESMLDSDYADLKNISEGPYAGAITAALFLKRFVPTGVAWAHIDMAGPMDTSKTKGYLPAGATGFGVRLLAETVNRLANA